CCAAGACTATTGGTAGTGAACGGAGGGAGTGTATAAAAGTACACTCATGTTCCATTATCTCTTTTCACTAACATTACTTATATCAGAGTCATCAAAAAGTAGGACATGTAATCTATTTAACtgagaattatgaatttattcatgCCAGGAGTACGCAAAGAAGGGCAAGTGCGGCACTTCTTCCACCGCCCGTCGAAAGCGTACACAACGGGGACACGAAAGCGAAGAAAGGTGCACACAGACGAAGACGGTGGGGAGACCCGATGGCACAAGACAGGCAAGACCAGACCCGTCTCGGCAGCCGGCAACGTGAAGGGCTACAAGAAGATCCTTGTCCTCTACACCAACTACGGCCGCCAGAGAAAACCCGAGAAGACGAACTGGGTGATGCACCAATACCACCTCGGCCACAATCAGGAGGAGAAAGACGGCGAACTCGTCCTCTCTAAAGTCTTCTTTCAGACACAGCCAAGGCAATGCGCCTCCAAAACCACTAACACGGATTCCTTCGTCTTGAAAAACCAGAGTTTTGTCGACTACTATAATCCTTACACCAACACCACTATTGATAGAGACAGGCCACCGCAGCTGATTCAGAATATGGTTGTTCATGCTCATGGATCTTCCTCTTTTCATCATATGCCTTCGGAACCAagcaaagtaaataaataaccattatatatacaaattatgTAGAGTTGTTGTATTAGGTTTAATACTATTGTGTTTTTGGTTCACACTGATGCAAGTAGAATATGATGATTTACATATTTAGTAGTATAGGAAGATTTCCTGTGTATGGGTAATCTGctttgtaatcttttatttgataataatttaaatagtaTTATGGATATCTAATTTTTCATGTATTATGGATAATCGGCTTGTAAGCTTTCGTTTCATAATTTAAACAATGGGGTATTATGGAGATCAAGTTTTCccgtactagtattttttttgtagctTATAATGCTCCTTTCCTTTCTCAGTAACTGCTAgattatttaaattgaaaaaataggaAGAGAAGAAAATTTATAGTAGTAAGAATTTGACCCTAAAATCCATAGTCAAACACAAGATCACAATATGAAATGTATTGAAGATTTGAAACAGAATCCTATCAAATCCTCAAAAACTCAAACTACAATCCTTCATACCAACCCCAAATTTTACAGCACACCTCAAAAACATTTGACCCTTTATAAAAGCAATGTTCTATAAAAGAAAATCATTTGACCCTAAATAAAAGTTGCCAGATGAAAAGTCTTCATATCCAGATACATAATTTCTAGCCTCTCACTGAAACTAATAGTGGCATCTGAATGTTCTAGGAAGTTCACCAATGTACAGAAGGGCCTACTCTTGACAAACCGTAGCTATGTTTTGTTGAGAACACAATCTCTCATACAAAGCTACGATGTCCTTTTTGTTGGGATTCCTAAGTTGCAACAGCTCAGCACCAAAGTTGTGACTGGTAAGCTCATGCCTCAATTTCTGTACCGTGAACCTGGTGTAGTCATCCTGATTTATTTTCTGGCTACTGGTTGGCTCGCCACCCCTAAACACCGAGCCACCATCTTCTGGACTCCCAAACTTCACAGGGCTGTTGGTATTCTTGGTCCTTTTCTTTCCTCTGCTTACTTTGTCGTTTGTGCCCGTATCTTGTACCGAGTCAGCACCCATTTCATAATCATCAGTCCTGCCACGTTTAGCACGGGAAGCAGTTCTTGGTCTGCCATCCATTGTTGACTTTTCACCAAATCGAAGAGCAGTTAGTTCCTGAGAAACTTCATCAAGTTTCCCCTGAGTAGCTTGTAGCTGAACCGATAAGGCTTCAGCCCTGTTATTTGCTTCTGTATGAGCAGCGCATTCACTTTCCAATAGAGTCTCGAGTACCTGAACGGTGGTCTTTCTCTGGCTGTTATTTGATTGTAAAAGTGAATCGATTTCTTGTTCCTTTTCTCTAATTCTGTCTTCCAGAGTTTCTACCTTAAACAAGGCATCCCTTTCAGCGGCCCGGTGCCTCTCAACTTCATTAACAATGTCAGCCCTTTGCCTCTCCAAAGTCTCAGCATGCCTTTCAGCCCTCTCAATCTGTGCCAGTCTTTCCATTGCTACACGCTGGAAATCACTTTTATCTTTCTGGGCAGAAGCTGCTTCGGCTCTGACTTCATCAGCCAAATCCATTGTCCTTTTAGCTTCCTTTTTCAGCTGCTTTGCACCTTTCCTGAATTTCTTCAAATCTGTCAAACTGAGCTCGATACTTCTGCTCAAGATGTATTCTTTCTTGTTCCAGACTCCTGGCTTTGCTTTGCGCTGAAAGAGCTGTCTCATTAGCTCCTCCTTCCTTCTCACCTAGTTCCCTGGTTTCAAGCTTTAATCTTGATGTCTCCAGATCATAGTTCTTAAGCTTTGATTCGGCAGCCTGTAGCCAGCAACGTCAGATAAATAAGTTAGATACTAATATAGATCGAGTTTCATTAAAGATATGAATCACGGTAGAGATTATAAGACAGGAAAAGGAAGAAACAGCTGCCACAAAGATATTGTAAGCTTCTCTTTTCAGAAATAACAGACAAGTTGAGAACATGGTCGGTTTTCAGGGCATAAGAGTCAATCCATTTGGCAGGAACTTTAACCGAAATTTGACTGATATAGAGAGCTACTAGTTTAATAACTACTTTCTCCGtaaggcgtttcttttcggcacgggatttaaaaaagttttatttagtgagttaaataaagtagagaaaataaagtaagagaaagaagagagagtaaagtaaaagagggaATAAAGAAGGCGAgattaaatgttttgtttttagccaaaaaaagaaataacacaagtaacttgggacaatccaaaatggaatacgactcaagtaacttgggacggagggagtataaactaAACCAGTACAGTAATACAAATATTAACAAAATTGACAACAGAAGTCGTGAAAGGTGGAACCTGGAGGACAAAATTGATAACAGAAGTCATGAAAGGTGGAACCTAgctaaaattaatgaaatgactgGTTCTTGTCTAAACCTTACCTTCAATTCCAAACACAGAGTTGTCAGACACTGCTCCGCTTCCTCAATCCTTTTGGTTTTCTCCTTCATTTCTTCCTCCTGTTAATAATATTACACATAAAACAAAGTCACATAATTTGTCCCAGAATAATGAGATACAAACTAATGTATAAGCCTCCATGTAAAAAACTAAACATATGTATCTAAAGATAGATGAAGATAGGGCAGAGAGAGGAAATTTCACCTTTTCTGCCAGGGCACAAGAAAATTCTTCTCTTAGAGCAGCTTCTCTTGATTGTGTTTGATTATTTGTGCGTTCTTGGATAGCAGCAGCTTTCTCTAAGGCATTTTTTGTTTCCCTGACAGCAATATCATATTTACGCTTCCACTCTTCTGCCTCTTCATGAGCAGATTGAGCTTTCTCCTGATCTGCTGCCAATCTTGCTTCGGCAGCAGAACTTTTGGATCTGAGCACTGCAACTTCAGCGCCAAACTGGTCTTCTTCAGCCTTCTGCTTTGATAAAACCAACTCGTATTTCCTTTTCCAATCTGTGCATTCCTGTCTTGCTGTATCAAGTGTTTTTGATAAGTTAGAGGACTTCTCCTCTAAGGAACTATATTTCTTTTGCAAATTGTTTATACGGCCCATGTAGTCGTCTGAGAGTTTTTCCTTGTCTTTAATAGAATCTTGATAGCGGTTAAGATATTCAGATTTATACTTCTCACTTGCATCCAACTGTTTGTTAAGCAATTCTATCTTGTCTTCAATTGAACGGCATTTCAGAGCAAGAGAACTCTTTTCTGCTCCAATAAGGTCAATTTGCTTCTTGATGAAGTCCAGAAGGGGGCCCTCCAAGCTGGACGATTAAATGAGTAATACTATTAGAACAGAACTTCAGAGTCAACCATCATACATAACAAAGAGTAAAAACACAAGATACACAAACCTTTGCCGAAGAAAAATAACTACTTTCTGCCACTTCTCTGGTCCATGACAAGTGTCTTCATACTTGCTCAAGAGTCCATCAGGCATCAAGAACCTGCCAGAACATGAGTATTAGGCCTTGTATGACTGTTTCAATTGAGAATTTGGTTTTATAGTTTCATATATTTTTGCCTCAATCAAGTTAGACATAGAGTATACTACAGGTTTCTCGTGTTACTTTTTAGTGATAAAAAGACAAAGATGAAAAGGATATTCCCAATGGGAATGAGTGAgaaatattgcattttttaatagCATAAAGCAAGAAAATGGTTTGGAAATTAGATAATATCATAATACAAGATCTTAATTACACTAAGAGCTTAAATCTAAAATATAAGCACTAAACTAGACCATGAAGGATGTTCTCAAAACGAAAGGAAACATCTAGCAACAATGAAAACCTGCCTTTAAAACTGCATCTACTTTTGCACCAGGAGCATGACAAGCTGTTCTCAACTCCCTTTCCATATTTTCTATGGTACGTGTACATAGCAGATAAGCTTCCCGGAAAGCATCTTTTTTAATATCCTGCAATCAACATGTAATCATAATCAACAATAGGCCCCCATAATGGCATTCGGCAATTCGAAAACATAATCAACAACATCCAAATATCTTAATACATCATAAATTTCATTAATTCAGCTCTAAGATAAATGTATAAAACCTCAAGATGTATTGAAGATCTTTTATGATAAGCTAGGACATGTACCTCAAATGCCTTCTTCAAGAAAGACTGAAGACGATTTTCATATTTCTGCCTGACTTGGCCAGCACCTACAGCATTATCATTAAATGAGGCCATTGACCTCTGAACTGCATCTTCATGCGCCTCTCTTAGGGCAGCCTACACAGGTCCGATGTTTAGCGAATGATAGAAATGAAATACACAGCCCCCACAAGAAAAATCAATACTTACTTCTTCAGGAGGTTTGGAACGATTGAAAGTAGACATATACACTCAGTACTCGTTTCATATGCTCTCTGGCATTCTGCTTCCTTGACACTCTGAATGAAAATATTAAacataataaatgaaaaaaaactaatttGGCAGAAGAAGGTATCCTCTCATTAGGGGAAAAAGATGTCGTGCCACCATAAACTAACTACTCATGCCATGGAAACTCTGTAGTCTGTATTGAACATGAAATAGTGGAAGTACATCAAAATCATCATGACTTTTAGAGCAACGAGCAATGTCATTAAACAGCAAGTTGCAGTGTAATATAACATACAATCATGCATAAATGTTACAGCATTGACAACtatatattcatatcatataaAAGATTATACATAATATAAAAGATCATGACGCATTTCAGTGAAAGCAAATTGCACACAGATAAAAATATGTATGCTAACCTGCCACAAGATGCTATTGTAGGCACCGCACCATTATTGAGAGCATCAAGGAATGACTGAGTAATACAAGCAAAAATAGGTCCTGTCATCACAGTTCCACCCATTTGTTTGGGTCTTGTCCTCTCAAAAACAAATCTTGTAAAAGAATCTAAACCAGATTTGAACTCTGGCCTTAATTTATCCAGCTGCAAGATATGGAAAAATATGCAtaaggaaagaagaagaaagagcaaAGTCAACCAAGGCTGATGAGATAGCcgcacaaaataaaataataaaaatgtgcaAAGTATCAAATAACACTGACAGGAATCTGATCAAGTCGTTGAAGATCATTCTCGTTGCTTAGAGGTCATACAAGAGTGTAGCATTCTCTGTCTGGAAAAAGATCTCGGATGGATTCTCGAATCTAGTCAAGTATTTCAACCAACAACGGCTCAGCATATTATATATAGACTTCTAGAGCAAAAGAGGGAGTTAAAATGAAGTTGTTGAAAGGATTAAATCAATACAGTTCTCCAGCTTAAAAATACATATTACAATATCCAACAGCGCATTGACATAGACAAATAAAAGCAAATAACCTCATTCTTTGCTGATACATCTCTTCCACCTCCCTGAACCGGCCTCAAAGCAACTTCTAGGTAGTCACATGGCGTAATTCTCTGATTTTCCTCCACTAAGTCTAGATAGAAGTCCTGCGCATATGCATTTTGTAACAGTTATAAGTTCTACCAAGAAgaaaaacaccaaaaacattgtGGCATTGCTGATTCCTACAAAGAAGATAAAAAATAGCAATATAGTTGAAAACAAAGCATGTCTGTATTCTAATACTTACCCTCAACAGCCAAACAAAGATTGGAGAGAATTGGCCAAGCTCTGAAGCTGTACTCCTACCTCCAGATTCCTTAACACGAATATGTTTTGTCATCTCGGTCACAAGAGAGAGGCGATCAAGTGCAGCCTCATCAATTCAGCCCATCTTAGTCAAAGAACCAGAAGTCAGTATGCTTATTTTCTTGGCATCATATGTCATTTTTCTTAAAACAATTCCATTATGAGATAAAAGGACTTGGCCCATAAAGAGGATAGATAACAGAATACAAGATAAACATCAATATTCTACTATTAGACATTGAGAGAATGCCTTCAACAAGTATTTACCTGGTTATATATGAACATACTCGATAAGAGCACAGCCAATGAAAATATTTGTGTACTGTATGTTCCCTGTCAAAAAATAAAGTTCAGAGAGAGATGAGAATACAATATGGGAAAGATTATGCACAAAACACTGTGCATATCACcaagaaataaaaacacataagcACTAGGCATAAATCAAAGCAATTATAATAAGCATCATAGGAAGACCACCTAATCATGAAAATAATAATTGGTGGCTGTCAAATTGACTAGcaataaaagaaacaaaacctGACCGTTTGGTCATAAGCATCAATTCCTTCTGAGTCCAAAAGTAAGAGGCTGTATTCAGTTCCATCTAGGGCAGTTCTCCGTATGGGGGCACTCCACAGCCAAAGACCTTTCGTACAAGGACGATGTGTGGAAGCCACTTGAAATCCACTGCTCCTCCCAAGAAGCTGCGGAAAAAAAAGTTAAGAAACTACTCAAATAGTATGTATGCTTAAAGTAGCTGTTTCCCAATTCATAACCTTCTTATTACACAGATGAAAGAGCCAATAAACacagaagaaagaaaaaaagctTTGAGCCACTTAATTTTCAAgctaattttttaaaagaaagaagaaccACATTAATTCACCTAAAATGTAACCTTCTTCACTCAGCAAGAACTGAACTAACATAAAATAATCGAGGAACAACATGAACCAATTACTACATAATGAAAGAAGCAAGCTATGGTGTTGCATTGAGCAGATAGAGAATAGTCCAgttttgtctttttttctacCCAAGTCCCAAAATTTCCTCCAGCAGCTATGAGTTCACTCAAAACATTAAATTGATACATACACCCCTGCAAAGTAGAAAGCTAAAAGAACTAAAACATTTTTGTTAGTCGTACAGCGCCTAAACTAGTAACAAAACCCACAGCTCGTCAAGCAATAATCCCAAAACCTGATTTCAATCAAACAGACAATCAAAATCCCTAATGCGCGAGAAAATCCAATCAAGACTTCCAATGAGTCAGGGTGAAAAATACAAATAGCCTGAAGTTAATACAAACCCTGCCAAACCAATTGTACCTGATTTAGTATAAAGCTCTTGCCTTGACGCGCGCGGCCACAGACGGAAACCACCCCAACGGGCTGCTTCACCAGCTGCAGCAGCGCCACCGCCTCTGGATCCATGTGAAACATACCCTTATCATCGGTGTACACAAGGCGGATTGGCCTCGCCGGCCCGGCAGACATATTGGGCGAAGCGGCGGGAAGTGGAGTCGGCGGAGAAGCCGAATGCGGAGATTCTGCGGCCGAGCTTAGGCCAAATAATCGCCTCATATTATCGAACTTTTCCAATGAATTTGTTGATTCTGAGGTGAAATGTGAGAAAACGTATAGCTTCGGTTGCATCTTATTGGGCTTTGCTTTCTGTTGGGCCTGGGTCTCTTTCTGTAGCCGCAATTGGATATGATGAGTTGGGCTAGTCGGGCTAAGGATACCATACAAAACTGGGCAAGGACAATTTTTCCATCAGCCTTTTGGTGTTCttacaaaattataaatcaaattaaatactaaGTCTGTTTGGTTTTAtgtaaataataatactagcaGTTAATTACTTTCATTGTATTTAATAGTATTTGCTAATATTATAATAACAGTCatgatattttattaaatttgggGGCTCCAGTTAATTGAGCAATACATATGCCTCTGTTATACTCTTCAGAATCCATTGTTTCTACAAAAAACCTCCAAATTATCCTGGTACGCAaagaatataattaaatttatatcaataatggtcattttcatttaaacttagtttattaattttgttacaACTTTGATCTAGTAATATAAAATCGAAAACATCACACTTATCTGTATAGCTCTCAAATCGAAATTTCAATGTATTAGACACCTAATGACATTAGTAGCCAGCCTGTTGATGGAGACGCACTTATGACTATACTTAATTATTTCctcaataataaattaaagagggtATGTACCTTGAAGGCGATACATTGAATATGAGTGAATACTAGTCAAGGactaatacaattaaataaaaataatatcaaattattaGATTCATAACAGAATAATACATTGATATATATAATATCGACTAATTAGTTTTAAAGATAAATAGATAAAAGTAATAGGACTAAAAAGATTATCAGGTTAGAACCATTAATCTGGTGCAACAAATGTAATACCGAATTTAATAGAGTTTTATGTGCGTAATTGACCGATGATGGGGTCAATTGATGATACGCACGAGCTTGGCATCTCCTAGCCATCAATCGCAACTTATACCCGAGATCAGGGTGGGCACACACCCCCGTGAGGCGCCCACATTGCCAAGTGGCTTGATCATGTTATCTCCCAGATTATGTTAAAAAAGTCATGTATGTGTCATATCCTACTACAAGTTCTGCTCTAGATTTTCTTTGTCAGGTATTTCCATAGTTGTACTAACATAGGGTTTTGCTATTCACTTTTCATAATGAACTTTACACTAGCTAGTTCAAGGTAGCCTTCTCCATGACTTCCTTCCTTGTCTTGTCCGGTGTCAGCCTTTCTTCTCCGATCACCTTCACCTCAAAGGTATATCAGCGAACCCCGTTCCCACCtggatttataaaaaaacgcaTATTGCATGTTAAGATAAACCTTGATTAACCTAAGCAATAAATGCTAACAAGAAGTAGCTAAGCAACTAGAATCCACTTGCAATTAACCATAGTTAACTCATGAATTGGCTAGTTGTGCACAAGGGCTGCATTTGTGTGATCGTTCCACTATGTTCATGCACCACCAATCAGGTTAATCCAAATATTCAAAAGTCATATTGATACATCAAATGTCGTGTTTCATGATTTTCCACTTCTACCCCACCATTTCCTGATATTGACattcaactctctctctctcaaatttaaaattcaaagatATTGTTTAGTTCAATTAGTTTATCAAAATTCTAAAGCCTAAGTTCGAGCTTGAAGAAAAATTGCAAGCAATAAATGATAATTAATTGTCGGCGCAAATGATATGTTGACATTTACAATGTTATGTTTACGAAAATCACCTCAATTTTATTTGCAATTCATCCACGAAAATTAGTTACATTACATCTGAGATGGAGTAAGGCCATTATACCCCACATTTCATGTACGATAATGATGTTACACCAAAAAATTTAGGCTTTCTCTTCAGTTATAAATTTCCTTCCATTTCCAAAAGTGGTTATATCAAATCATACTTGAAATGGATCAATTCAGCTATCCCACATTCAAAAAGAAGCAAAAGACACACAAGAAACGTATGAACGAGGAGCAATTGCGCTTATTGGagtccaatttcaatttcaacaaCAAACTAGACCCCGAGCACAAGTCGCGCCTCGCGCTTGAGCTCGGAGTCCCGCCCAGGCAGGTGGCCATATGGTACCAAAACAAGCGGGCGCGCGACAAAATCCACGGGCTAGAGACGGACCACAGGGCCATGCGGGCGCAGCTCGAGAGGGTGCTGACCGACAACTCGAGGCTTAGGGATGAGATGGAGAGGCTGAGGGAGGAGTTGACTAGGGCCCGAGGCGCGGCCGCCTTGGGCTCTGGAGACGAGGTTAATATGGAGAAGGATTTGTATGCTTCTTTGGTTCGGGGTGGAGGCCCCTTCGATCGATATGATTTCTTTGGATAGTTCTTAATTGGTACTACTATAACTCTTGCATGTgtaagttttgtttttagttgttTTATTATAGTAGGAGTTAATACTTGAGTTTGAATATGTTTTTTGATGGGTTTTCTATTGTAACAATGTATAATTATGGTAGTAATATATACTTAGACAAGTAGTTAATTTGTTGTGTGGATCAAATGGTTATGTATGTCACTCAATATCAGAAATTCAGAAGCATAGAAACTAATCAATTATGATTGGTGTTATTGTGGTGTGAAATTGTAAATTTGGAATCAGCGGCTTTGAATATGGTGTATTTTATGCAAGGTAGGAAAAATTTACAACCAAATGTGGAATGAAATTAATACCATTTCATTCAAACCTTAGAGATTAATATCCTAAATGGTCATTCTTTAACTTTCCTTTGAGTATCTTGACATATATATACATCTAAACAAGTATGCTAGTTGACGATTAATTGGTAAGACGCTTCGGTTCCTACCTCTCTAATCAATAATATTGATGATTTTGAAGAAACATAAATGTGGTGAGTAAAGTTTTGTACTCCTATTTTGTTTTGTAGGGTTCTTGGATGTGATATTATGATGGGAGGCAACACAAGTTCTGGAGTATTAAAAAAGATTGATGTATCGTGAGTTTTATTAAAAGTGATTGATATGTATTGGAaggaatttttttcaaaagatatctttacaattacaatttgTTTAATCAATGGGTCTTAGTTTAGAAAATAATCTTTTAGTTGGGACGTTTAATGTTCTTAAGTTGATAGATATACTATTTTGAACTTCTATATTAGAGTACAATTTAATTTAAACTTCGAATTTGGGTTTAGGATTATGACTTTATGGTGTACTTTGCATCCCTAAAggcataataataataatattttgattagtatttattatttaacTATATTTCATTCTTGCGTTCTCTCTTTATATGTTTGTTTGGGTCTGTGGTTGATTAAGATAACTATGAATTACTacgtattttttttttggtttaattCCTTAATCTATCTGGAGGTGAACATATGTAAATTCAACGGACCCAACAAAATGATAATATGCCAGCAATTATTGATTGTACGGGGAAGTCTTATGTCATACTACCATTTTTTGTGATTCAGATTTAAATCCATAATTTAACTTGATATAACGtattcaatttatattttattcactAATATCTTACTCAATGTGATGTGATAGTTAATGCAACGGACTTATTCAAAGTTGCGACGAAATTTCAAAGTTGGAGTGACGTGTTCGAATATCGAAGTGACGAGATAGTGATTAGGATTGGATTTGAAATTAAACAAGAATTAACGAATGATTTCGTAAGCAAACCATGAATGGTCGGCATATATAATAGTGTAAAaataaaatcacgaattaataatagtactaattaaattgTATAAATGTTTCGTTGTACTATCTTATACTCTCTCCGGTCCACAAGGTAtgcactttttcctttttagtcagTCCTACTAAAtcatacactttctaattttgaaaagtcttttctctctaatgagtgTGTGTGATCTATTctccattaataatattttaattacttttattttctatatctccagtgcattaaaactcgtgcacaATCAAGAGTGGTTATATACGCTTAACGAAgagattattaattaaattcgcTCACAGTCAACAAAACTATTATcctaaaatatgaaaatattagtGAATAAATAAAGTTGGAGTGAGATCCTAAAGTTGACAAGGATTGGAAACGAAAATAAGGATAGATCGCATACCAAAAAAACGTGTTTACAGATAGTAGTGCTGTTTTGAAAGTCATGCTAATGATAGTATAGAAGTTAGAACAAGTATAATGATACACCTAGGAAACGTAAGATCATATTGATTGACTATTAATATTCAACATGAAGTGGCGTAAGCGAATTAAACTACTAATGATATGAAGGATCTGATTATCTGGATGagttataataataaaaatattgaccACGTGTATTTAAATAAATCATTATTTTCAGTGAAATCAGCCATTTGACATGTGAAATATGCAAAGTATTGTCATGGTCCAATTTGATTGGCGACTGCCATAATTGTAAATAAGTTATACTATATGGTACTCTTTTAAAACGTTTGAATGACCTCACCATCtttaaatttacaataaattatttatttattagtactttttttaaaaattagcaTGAAATATGAGTTCACAAGGTAAAACTAAgtgattatttttatcaattgaTTTTCTCCATAatcttaattaaaatatattctcaATTAAAAAGCCATCAACAACATTTTCCGAGCTCCATTTCTACTCCAATAATGTTGAGGTAAaggttttaataaaataaagaagagaaaaagagaagGGAGTCGATCCGTCAAAGCCACAAAGCCCTAGCTTCTCTCAATCTGGGCACCAATTCGCCGGAGATATGAGCCCCCATCACCTGCTCCAGCCCTCCGAAAAGCACTCCGCCTACAAAAACCGTCGGAAACTGCGGCGCACCGCCGAAAACCTGGGTTACATCGGCTTCGTCCAGCTCGTCGACGTCGAGAATAGCCGGATTGACGCCGTGGCCGTTCAGCAACAGCTTGACCACGTGGCACATGCAGCAGCCCTTGCGAGCGAACACCACCACCGATTTCTCCGCCACCAGGTCTCTCAAATTCATCACCAGATCTGTGTAGTGTAGCGCCTTTTGCAGTGTGATTGATTGCTAGTGGTTTACTAAATGAGAGAGAAGGGCAAGGGCTATTTAAATTTGGTGATGGGGTGGACTCTAACGTCAACGGCTGTGACGTAATGTCGGACGTCAGGCTCACTATTCCACGTCGGTACGCTTAATTGGTGATTACTGATTAGTGGTTGCAATAATGATGGAGatatatagtagtaattgtttTGACAAGTGTAATGCTGGACTTTTCAATTTGCTCATTTATATAGTAATCGAGTTAAACTCGGTTGGTTGCACCGACCACGCATGCCCttgtaaaatatgaatattttagaATATGTaccttacttttatatatttccTCCGTTCTTAAAAAGTatgaatattttttcttttattccatttctgaaaagtatgaacattctaattttagaaactttttttttctctttattgaGATGAGATTCATTATCcattaaaaaatactccactttaattacttttatttcTATCTTTCTCTTATTTAACAATTATGTATAAAA
This DNA window, taken from Salvia splendens isolate huo1 chromosome 18, SspV2, whole genome shotgun sequence, encodes the following:
- the LOC121777479 gene encoding NAC domain-containing protein 73-like, producing the protein MTCSNNNDAIQIITATKQNSTVSNSDQLRTVICPSCGHTVKLQDQSGLQDLPGLPAGVKFDPSDQEILEHLEAKVYSDVKKLHPLIDEFIPTIDGENGICYTHPEKLPGVRKEGQVRHFFHRPSKAYTTGTRKRRKVHTDEDGGETRWHKTGKTRPVSAAGNVKGYKKILVLYTNYGRQRKPEKTNWVMHQYHLGHNQEEKDGELVLSKVFFQTQPRQCASKTTNTDSFVLKNQSFVDYYNPYTNTTIDRDRPPQLIQNMVVHAHGSSSFHHMPSEPSKVNK
- the LOC121776431 gene encoding homeobox-leucine zipper protein ATHB-52-like, with the translated sequence MDQFSYPTFKKKQKTHKKRMNEEQLRLLESNFNFNNKLDPEHKSRLALELGVPPRQVAIWYQNKRARDKIHGLETDHRAMRAQLERVLTDNSRLRDEMERLREELTRARGAAALGSGDEVNMEKDLYASLVRGGGPFDRYDFFG
- the LOC121777790 gene encoding glutaredoxin-C9-like, coding for MNLRDLVAEKSVVVFARKGCCMCHVVKLLLNGHGVNPAILDVDELDEADVTQVFGGAPQFPTVFVGGVLFGGLEQVMGAHISGELVPRLREARALWL